One window from the genome of Actinomycetes bacterium encodes:
- a CDS encoding YncE family protein has product MTARAAGVTAVALLALGACGGRGAAPARPAAEPAGAPTTLVAPAGRLVALGGGSPEGLVADPKTGLVAVALRAPGRLALVESGSGRVIGTVTLPGSARHVALAAAGGPVLVPVEDRGMLVQVSLPAGEVLTQTIVGRGPHDAAAWGGRVFVSDEGGAAVSVVQDGRVVATLTGPQQPGGVAAGDGRVGVVDVRGAALYVYDPATLRLVDGVPAGAGPTHVVADGQGGLVVADTRGGALLRYRLRPDVRLLDRLALSGRPYGLAADPGRRAVWVTLTDSNRLVGLRVTGGGLRPFANLPTVRQPNSVAVDVASGRVDVASSADGILQIITP; this is encoded by the coding sequence GTGACCGCCCGCGCGGCGGGCGTCACCGCGGTGGCACTGCTCGCGCTCGGCGCGTGCGGCGGGCGCGGGGCAGCGCCCGCCAGGCCCGCGGCGGAACCCGCCGGCGCCCCGACCACACTGGTCGCGCCGGCGGGCCGCCTGGTCGCGCTGGGTGGGGGCAGCCCGGAAGGGCTGGTCGCCGACCCGAAGACCGGGCTTGTCGCCGTCGCGCTGCGCGCGCCGGGCCGGCTTGCCCTGGTCGAGAGCGGAAGCGGCCGGGTGATCGGGACGGTGACCCTGCCGGGATCGGCGCGGCACGTGGCGCTGGCGGCGGCGGGCGGGCCGGTGCTCGTGCCGGTCGAGGACCGCGGCATGCTTGTCCAGGTGAGCCTGCCGGCGGGCGAGGTGCTGACCCAGACGATCGTGGGCCGCGGACCGCACGACGCGGCGGCGTGGGGAGGCCGCGTGTTCGTGAGCGACGAGGGTGGCGCCGCCGTGTCGGTGGTCCAGGACGGCCGGGTCGTCGCGACGCTCACCGGCCCGCAGCAGCCCGGCGGCGTCGCCGCGGGCGACGGCAGGGTTGGCGTGGTCGACGTCCGCGGCGCCGCGCTGTACGTCTACGACCCGGCCACGCTGCGCCTTGTCGACGGGGTGCCGGCCGGCGCCGGGCCGACCCACGTGGTCGCCGACGGCCAGGGCGGTCTGGTGGTGGCCGACACGCGTGGCGGCGCGCTGCTGCGCTACCGGCTGCGCCCCGACGTCCGGCTGCTGGACCGGCTGGCGCTGTCCGGCCGGCCGTACGGCCTGGCGGCCGATCCTGGCCGGCGGGCGGTGTGGGTGACGCTGACCGACAGCAACCGGCTGGTTGGGCTGCGCGTGACCGGGGGTGGGCTTCGGCCCTTCGCGAACCTCCCGACGGTCCGCCAGCCCAACTCGGTCGCGGTCGACGTCGCATCCGGCCGTGTGGACGTCGCCAGCAGCGCCGACGGGATTCTGCAGATCATCACACCCTGA